From the genome of Agrobacterium tumefaciens:
GTGATGAAACCGAAGTTGCGGATCGAAGCCCCGATGGCCTTGGCGTTGCGCTCAATGACAACGACCTTCTTGCCTTTCTTGACGGCAGCCAAGGCCACCGAAAGACCGACGATGCCGGCGCCCACCACGGCAAGATCAAAATGTTCGCTCATGATCCTTACTTTCTCAAATTCATGCTTTGCCTGATCTGTCTACAGTCAAAGCATGACAGCACTTTTCTCGGTAACGTCGCGGGTCGAAAACCAATGTCTCAGGCAGCTGAGGCAAACACAGCATCACGGCTGCCGATGAAATTGCGGCCGCGCTCGCCCAGCAGCGCGTCGTCGATGGCCCGCAGCCAGTTTTCCCGTGTCACACCGTAATCGGTTGCCGTCGTCGAGACGCCGAGCCGGTGAAGGAACACCTCCAGCGCATCGGCACCGGCAGAGAGATCGTCACCGAAAATGCGGCGCAAAGCAGCGTCGCAGTCGGCGTCGTGGCCCATCACGCTGCGCATGATCGCCGGCAGGCTGAAGGAGCAGGCAATGCCATGCACCGTGCCGTGATGCAGCGTCAGGTAATAGGAAAGGGAATGGGCAAGCGCCGTCTTGGTGTTGGAAAACGCCAAACCGGCAGAAAGGCTTGCCCGCATCATGCGCTCGCGCAGACCGATATCACCGAGATTGTCGACCAGAAGCGGCAGAACGTCGATGATCTCCCGCGCCGCAGAAACCGCATGGCTTGCAGACACCGGGTTGGCATTGACGTTCCAGATGCTTTCAAGCGCATGCGACAGCGCGTCGAGCCCGGTGGACAGTAAAAGTGCCCGCGGCACACCCAGCGTCAGTTCCGGGTCGAGAATGGCGTATTGCGGATAATAACGCGCGTCGGCGAGTGAGTATTTCTTCTTGGCCGCCGTGTCCCAGACGGTTGCCCAGCAGGTAACCTCGCTACCTGTACCTGCTGTTGTCGGCACGGCAATGATCGGAAGATCGAGCAATGTCTCTGCTCCCGTGTGGCCTTCCAGAAAATTCTGGACGCGGGAGAAATCACGACCACCGGCCGAGAGAACCTTGGCTGTATCGATGACCGAACCACCACCGATCGCCAGAATGACTTCAGGCGTCCGGGTGGCGGCGCCAAAGGACCGGCAGGCAGCTCTCAGGCCGTCGAAGCTGGGGTTCGGTTCGACATCCCGCACGATAACCGCCGGTTCGCCAAGCTCTTGCGAGATACGGGCAACGAGGTCATCGAAGAACGGATGATCGTTGTAGGTCAGCAGGCAATAGGCGCGGTTGCCGACGGCCTTTCTGGCCTCGGCAAGGGCGCCGGCCCCGAAGATGATCTTCACAGGATTGGAATAGGTCCAGGCACGCATCGGTCGCTCCTTGTTTCGCCGATTGAATGACCCGGCAAAGACAATAAATCCAATCCATATTTTTGTTACGATCCATTGATAGGATCTATGGATTGGACGCCGTCTCGCACCGGTCGCGAGAGGGAGAGGAGATCTGACCATGGCCATCGTCTTTACCCATCTGAGAGCCTTTCAGGCGGTAGCCACCCATCGCGGTTTCTCGGCCGCCGCGCGCGCACTTCGGGTCAGCCAGCCGACATTGACGACGCAGGTCCGCGAACTGGAGGAACGCTACGGCGTCGAACTCTTTCTGCGTCAAGGCCGCCAGATCGAGCTGACCGAAGCTGGCCGCTCGCTGCTTTCGATCAGCGCCAGACTGTTCAAGCTTCACGAAGAGGCGGAGGAGCTGCTTCTCAATTTCGGTGAACTGAAGACCGGTGCACTGAAAATTGCCGCCGTCAGCCCGTTTCATGCCACCGACATGATCGCGCGCTTCATCGAGCGTTACCCGTCCTTCAAGGTCAACATGCTTCTCGGCAATTCCGACCGCACCTTGAAACGCGTCCTTGAGCTCGAAGCCGATATTGCGATCCTGGCGCATACGATCGACGACCCTCGCATCAAGACCATGACCTTCAGCACGCAGGAGATCGTCGCCTTCGTAAATGACGACCATGCCTGGTGGCAAAGGGACGAGATCGAACTGGCCGAGCTGGCGGGCGAACCCCTGATCCTCCGGGAAGAAGGCTCAACCACCCGTTATGCGCTTGAGCGCGCGGCCGAAGCCGCCAATGTTGCCCTCACGCCATTCATGGAAATCGGCAGCCGCGAGGGTGTGTGGAAAGCGGTTGAAAGGGGACTTGGGATCGGTGTCGTAGCGGACTTCGAATTCGTCCCCCACCCACGCATGAAGACATTGCGCATTTCCGGCGGCATGATCAGAACGGAGTATCGGCTGGCTTTTCTGGAAGACCGAAAGACGGTGCGATCGATCAAGGCTTTTGTCGAAACCGTTCTCTAGGACGGACTCTCGCAGAAGCAGTCGGCGCAACCCATAGATTTGACCTATGGTATCGACAGATAATTTGGATTGCACCTACGGGTCACAGACGGCGTTTTGTCACGAAACTGTCATCGTGTGACCTGTAATTAAACGCCATCCGACCAGGCAATTCACAGGGTAATTGCATCCAGTCCGGATCTATACATCGATAGCCGGACGACATTGGACGATTCACATTAAATTCTGCACGACGCACGGGACTTGTTCTTTTGCGTGCGGGAGAACCATGCCGAATTTTGGCTGAAGGAACAGGTAACAATGACAGCGATAACGGTCTCCAATGTCTCGAAGACTTTCGGCAAGACACGTGCTTTGGACAAGGTAAGCCTGACCGTCGAGCGCGGTGAAATGGTTGCGCTGATCGGCGCTTCAGGCTCAGGCAAAAGCACCCTCATCCGCCATATTGCCGGCCTGGAAGTGGCAGATGCTGTCGGTGGCCGCATCGACGTCCTCGGCGATCTTTGTCAGGACAGCGGGCGTCTCAACCGGCGCCTGAAACGGGGCCGCGTTTCCGTCATCTTCCAGCAATTCAATCTGGTCGGCCGGCTTTCCGTGCTGACCAATGTACTGATCGGCCACCTGGGCCGCACGCCGCGCTGGCGCGGAACGCTTGGCCTCTTCAACCATGACGAAAAACGCAAGGCCCAGGTCGCGCTGGAACGGGTCGGCATTCCCCAGGTGGTTACCCAGCGGTCCTCAACGCTGTCGGGTGGCCAGCAGCAGCGCGCCGCCATTGCCCGAACGCTGGTTCAGGAAGCCGAAATCCTGATTGCCGACGAGCCGATCTCCGCTCTCGACCCCTCATCTGCGCGGCGCGTCATGGATGTGCTTTCCGATATCAATTCCAGCGACGGCATCACCGTGGTCGTATCGCTGCATCAGGTCGAATATGCGCGCCGTTATTGCCCGCGCACCGTCGCGATGCGCAATGGCAAGATCGTTTATGACGGACCATCCAGCGCGCTGACGAACGAATTCCTGGCCGAGCTTTATGGCGCGGCCTCGGAAGAACTGGTCCTGCCGGATGCTCCGGCTGGCCATGCCGCTCCGGCCCTCAAGCCGGTCCTCAACAGACTGCAGGCCCAGCCCCTGCCCGCCTAACCACGTTTGACGACACGGAGACTACGATGAACGCGATCCTGAAAAGCATGGCGGCGATGTCGCTCGCCCTTACTCTGGGGTCTGCAGCGCATGCGGCAGAAACCATCAACTTCGGTATCATCTCGACCGAATCCCAGCAGAACCTGAAAAGCAGCTGGCTGCCCTTCCTCGATGCGATGAAGGAAAAGACCGGCCTTGAGGTAAAACCCTTCTTCGCGTCCGACTATGCCGGCATCATTGAAGGCATGCGCTTCGACAAGGTGCAGATGGCCTGGTACGGCAACAAGTCGGCCATGGAAGCCGTCGACCGCGCCGATGGCGAAGTGTTCGTTCAGAGCGTCGCCGTCACCGGTGAGCCGGGCTACTGGTCCGTGGTCATCGTGCCGAAAGAGTCTTCGATCCAGACGATCGACCAGCTCCTGACCTGCGACAAGTCGCTCAACTTCGGTCTCGGTGACGTCAACTCCACCTCCGGCTACCTCGTGCCGATGACCTTCGTGTTCTCGAAAAACAGCATCGACCCGAAGACCTGCTTCAAGAACGTCACCAACGCCAACCATGAAACAAATGCCATGGCTGTGGCCAACAAACAGGTCGACGCTGCCGCCAACAACACCGAGAACATGGCGCTTATCGAGCAGAACAATCCGAAAGCGTTCGCCAACATCCGCGAAATCTGGCGTTCGCCTCTGATCCCCGCAGATCCGATTGTCTGGCGCAAGGACCTGACGGAAGAAGCCAAGACGAAGATCCGCGATTTCTTCCTGACCTACGGAACCGACAAGTCCAAGGGTAACGTCGAGGAAGAGAAGAAAATCCTCGCCGGTCTGAAATGGTCGCCATTCCGCGCTTCCAACGACAACCAGCTTCTGCCGATCCGCGTCATGGAACTGACCAAGGCCATTGCGCAGGCTCAGGGCGATGCCAAGCTCGACGCCGCTGCAAGAGACGCAAAGATCAAGGACCTGACGGCGCAGAAGGCAAGATACGAAGCCGAACTCGCCAGCCTCGGCAACTGACCCCGATCGACCGTGAGGCAGGCCCGATGGCCTGCCTCCTCTTCCAACGCGAGACAATTCCATGACCAAAGCGATGACGACAACAGACACTGCCTTGACCGCATCTTTGCCGAAACAACCAGGCGGAACGCGAAACGGCCTTATCCTGCTCGCCGTTATTGCGGCACTGGCCTATAGCTGGACACCGGCGGAGATAGGCAGATGGACCTATCTGTTCACCGATGCCGGCAACATGGCTGAATATGCCAGCGGCTTCATGAAGCCCGACTTCGGTGACTGGCGATTTTACCTGGAGGAAATGGTCGTCACCGTGCAGATCGCCCTTTGGGGCACTTTTCTGGCGGTCGTCTTTTCCGTCCCGCTTGGCATCCTTTCGGCACACAACATGGCGCCGTGGTGGGTGCTGCAGCCAGTCCGTCGCCTGATGGACATGTTCCGCGCCATTCATGAAGTGGTGTTTGCGGTCCTTTTCGTGGTGGCTGTAGGACTTGGTCCTTTCGCTGGCGTGATGGCGCTTTTCATCCACACCACGGGCACGCTCTCCAAACTGTTTTCCGAGGCCGTCGAAGCCATCGACCCTCGCCCGGTCGAGGCGATCCGCACAACCGGTGCCTCTCGCGTGCAGCAAGTGCTGTTCGGCGTCATCCCCCAGGTGCTACCGCTATGGATTTCGCTCTCGCTTTATCGCCTGGAATCCAACATCCGCTCGGCAACCGTTCTCGGCCTCATCGGTGCCGGTGGCATCGGTCAGGTTCTGTTCGAAAACATTCGCGGTTTCTATTATCCGCAGGCCTCTGCAATGCTCATCATCATCATCGCCACCGTCAGCCTGATGGACCTTCTGTCTCAGCAGTTGCGCAAGCTCGTCCTGTAACGCCGGCCTCTGGTCCGCAGCCGTAATCGCGTGACACCCTGCCTCATAATGAAGCGTAAAATCACGCGGTTGTGCCGGAGCAATACGCCTCGTTAAACACGGCGGCAGTTTTGCGCCGCCATTCCCGTATTGGAACAGGACATCTCATTTTCGCCCTAAATCAGAAAAGCCGGACTGTTAGGTTTTCCGCAGGAGGAGTTTTGCGGAGGACCACCACGAACAGGAGGCATTGCGATGGCCCAGACAGTTTTGAATGCGCTTGGCGAGACGCTCTATTACAGCGGAAGTTCCACAGGTTTCTTCTCTGCCACCAATTCCGGCCCCCAACTTTACGGTAAGGCAGGCAACGATTCCATGTGGGGTGACAGTTCCGTTGATGTGACGATGATCGGCGGTACGGGCGATGACATCTACTACCTCTATTCGGGGATCAATCGAGCGGTCGAAAATGCCGGGGAGGGCATCGACACCATCGACACGTGGATGAGCTACACACTACCCGACAATTTCGAGAACCTGCGCGTCACGGGGAACGGCCGTTATGCCTTCGGCAATGATCTCGACAACATCATCACCGGTGGTTCGGGCTCGCAGACCATCGACGGTGGCGCAGGCAATGACGTGCTAATTGGTGGAGGTGGCGCTGATACCTTCATCTTCACGAAAGGCAACGGCACCGATCTCATCACCGATTTCGGCTCTGACGACACCATCCGCCTCAACGACTACGGCATCACGTCATTCGACCAGTTGATGAGCAATGCCACACAGCAAGGAAACGACCTGTGGCTCAATCTCGGAAATGGCGAAAGTGTCGTGCTGGCAAACACAACCGCCGATGAATTGCAGGCAGACCAGTTTGAACTGAGCCTCGATCGTTCGGTGCTCACGGCAACCTTCACCGATGACTTCAATTCCCTATCGCTCCACGACGGCGAACAGGGCGTATGGGACGCCAAATACTGGTGGGCGCCGGAAAAAGGCAGCACGCTCACCGGAAACGGTGAAAAGCAGTGGTACATCAATCCGTCCTATGAGCCGACATCCTCCGTCAATCCATTTTCGGTCGAGAACGGCGTCCTGACGATTACTGCAGCCGCCACACCCTCGTCGATCGAAAGTGAGGTGAACGGTTACGACTACACCTCGGGCATGCTGAATACCTATTCCTCCTTCAGCCAGACCTACGGTTACTTCGAGATCCGTGCGGACATGCCTGACGACCAGGGCGCCTGGCCCGCCTTCTGGCTGCTTCCGGCCGACGGCTCATGGCCGCCGGAACTGGACGTGGTGGAAATGCGAGGCCAGAACCCCAATACGGTCATCATGTCGGCCCACACCAACGAAAGTGGCTCACAGTCTTCGATCATCAACAATGTCAGCGTGGCAAGCACGGAAGGTTTTCACACCTACGGCGTCTTGTGGGAGGAAGACCACATCACCTGGTACATCGATGATGTGGCCGTAGCGCAGATCGACACCCCGTCAGACATGCATGATCCAATGTACATGGTCGTCAATCTCGCCGTCGGCGGCATGGCCGGAACACCGTCGGCGCAAGATTTCAGCGACGGTTCGCAGATGAAGATCGATTACATCAAGGCTTATTCGATCGATGACTGGTACGTCTGAGACCGGACAAAACGTTCATGCGGCGATTTTTTCGCCGCATGGCTCCTAGTTTTCCCGAAATGCCTGGCCGATCTGATCGGTCATGGGCTTGGCGAGATAAGCAAGCACGCTTCGCTCTCCGGTCTGAACAAATCCTTCGACGGGCATTCCCTGAACCGCCTGCCGTTTACCCAATCGTTTCCACTCATCGGTCTCGATCGTTGCTCTGGCGCGGTAATATTTTTCTCCGGTCTGCCTGTCTTCCAGAAGATCGGCAGAAACCGTGGAAATGCGGGCATCGAGTTCAGGTGTATCACGGTGATTGAAGGCTGACAGATTGAGCACCACCGCCTGTCCGGGCGCAATCTGGTCGATATCACGCGGTGCAATTCGTAGCTCGGCCGTCAGGTGGTCATCGCTTGGAACGATCCGCAGCATCGTTTCACCCGCACTGACAACAGCCCCCGCGGAATGAACGGCCATCTGATCGACCACACCCGCCTGCGGTGCGCGGATATCGATACGTTTCAGGTCGTCTTCTGCAGCGATCAACCGTTCGGAAAACTGGCCGATATCGCCCTGCGTCTGCCGAAGCTGTTCGGACACCTCGCTGCCATGGTCATCCTCGATCTGGATGATTTGCAGTTCGGTTTCGGTGATGCGCCCCTTCACCTGCGCGACAGAAGCGATAAAATTGCCGAGTTCGCCCGTCAGACGCGCGCTCTCGCGTTGAAGGGAATAGACCCGGGCTGCGGAAACAATACCCTGATCAAGGAGGTTTCTAAGGCTGGCGAGTTCCTTTTCCACCAGGTCGATTTCCAGACGCTTGCCCTTTTCCTGTGCAGCAAGCCCTTCCGCTTCCTGCTGCAATTGGCTGATGCGTTCGCGAAGTTGCGACTTCCTCCCCTCCCGTGAGGCACGGCGGTCGTTGAAGAGGCGTTGTTCACCCAGCAGCAATCGAAAACTATCCGGATCGGAGGTCGCCAGCGTGTTACTGATGGTCAGCACCGTTGCTGCGTCCCGTTCGGCCTGCAACCTTGTTGCCACGGCAGAGAGTTCTTTCAACCGCTTGCGGATGATCGCAAGGTTGGCGCGCGCCTGCGTGCCGTCGAAACGCAGGAGAACCTGCCCCGCCTCGACACTGTCGCCGTCACGCACAAGGATTTCCTGCACCACACCTCCCTTGAGATGTTGTACCGGCTTGACCTGGGTATCAACGACGAGAGTACCGGACGCAATGATCGCACCAGCGATATTGACGGTCGCGGCGAGCCCACCAGCCACACCAACGAGAACGAAGATCGTGACAAAGACGATACGAGAGAGGCGCCGGATGCTTTTATCCATATCGAGGTCGGTCTTGCCGTTCATGATGCCATGTCCTTGCCATAGGTGACGCGAAACGCCAGCGGGCCCGGCACCGGCGCTTTCGCCGGCTGAGCCAGTACGGTTTCCTTCGGCCCGAAGGCCTGAACCCGACCGTGGCCAAGGGCAAGGATATGGTCGGCAACGGACAACACATTTGGCCGATGGGCAACGACAACAGCGATACCGCCACGCTCACGCACCGTCTCAAGCGCCCGAAGAAGTGCAGCTTCGCCCTCGGCATCGAGATTGGAATTGGGTTCGTCCAGCACGACGAGGAAAGGGTCACCGTAGAGAGCCCGCGCCAGCGCTACTCGCTGCCTCTGACCGGCGGACAAGATCACGCCGCCCTCTCCGATCCTTGTCTCAAAACCATCAGGCAGTTCGGCAATCATCTGGCGAATGCCGGCAGCCTCTGCCGCCGCGATGATGGACTGAGAGGGCGCATCAGTGTCGAAGCGGGAAATGTTGTCGGCTATCGATCCGTCTAGCAACTGCACGTCCTGCGGCAGATAGCCGATATGTCTGCCCCGCTCGGCGGGCTCCCATTGGGCCAGCGATGCCTTATCGAATTTTATCGCCTCGGCCGCTGACGGCCAAAAACCGATCAGCGCCCGCGCCAGAGATGTCTTGCCGGAAGCACTCGGGCCCACGACACCGAGAACGGCACCGGCTACCAGTTCGAAGGATACATTGCGAAGCAACAGGTCGCGCCGACCAGGAGCTGCGAGAGACAGGTTTTCAACCGTCAGTGTTGCTTTCGGTGCAGGCAGTTTCACCGCCCGGTCCATCTGCGGTGTTGCGGCCAGAAGTGCGGCAAGGCGTGACCAGCTCTGCCGGGCTGCGGCAAAGCTGCGCCACTGCCCGATCGAAAGCTCCACCGGCGCCAGTGCCCGGCTGACAAGGATGGAGCTTGCTATGATGATACCACCGGTTGCCTCTTCACGAATAACGAGAAACGCGCCGACAGCAAGCACGCCCGACTGCAGCATCATCCGGGCGATGCGCGAGGACGTGGTCAGGAGCGAGACGATATTGCCCGTCCTGATCTGGCTGGCGAAATAGCGGTCGCTTGCAACAGCCCAGCGGTTTTCCAGCCGTGAGGCAAAGCCCATGGCCATGACCGCCTCACGGTTTTGCCGGGCATCGGCAGCAAAGGTGTGCCGCTGCGTGGAAAACTGCGCTG
Proteins encoded in this window:
- a CDS encoding LysR family transcriptional regulator, whose translation is MAIVFTHLRAFQAVATHRGFSAAARALRVSQPTLTTQVRELEERYGVELFLRQGRQIELTEAGRSLLSISARLFKLHEEAEELLLNFGELKTGALKIAAVSPFHATDMIARFIERYPSFKVNMLLGNSDRTLKRVLELEADIAILAHTIDDPRIKTMTFSTQEIVAFVNDDHAWWQRDEIELAELAGEPLILREEGSTTRYALERAAEAANVALTPFMEIGSREGVWKAVERGLGIGVVADFEFVPHPRMKTLRISGGMIRTEYRLAFLEDRKTVRSIKAFVETVL
- the phnD gene encoding phosphonate ABC transporter substrate-binding protein yields the protein MNAILKSMAAMSLALTLGSAAHAAETINFGIISTESQQNLKSSWLPFLDAMKEKTGLEVKPFFASDYAGIIEGMRFDKVQMAWYGNKSAMEAVDRADGEVFVQSVAVTGEPGYWSVVIVPKESSIQTIDQLLTCDKSLNFGLGDVNSTSGYLVPMTFVFSKNSIDPKTCFKNVTNANHETNAMAVANKQVDAAANNTENMALIEQNNPKAFANIREIWRSPLIPADPIVWRKDLTEEAKTKIRDFFLTYGTDKSKGNVEEEKKILAGLKWSPFRASNDNQLLPIRVMELTKAIAQAQGDAKLDAAARDAKIKDLTAQKARYEAELASLGN
- a CDS encoding HlyD family type I secretion periplasmic adaptor subunit, which codes for MNGKTDLDMDKSIRRLSRIVFVTIFVLVGVAGGLAATVNIAGAIIASGTLVVDTQVKPVQHLKGGVVQEILVRDGDSVEAGQVLLRFDGTQARANLAIIRKRLKELSAVATRLQAERDAATVLTISNTLATSDPDSFRLLLGEQRLFNDRRASREGRKSQLRERISQLQQEAEGLAAQEKGKRLEIDLVEKELASLRNLLDQGIVSAARVYSLQRESARLTGELGNFIASVAQVKGRITETELQIIQIEDDHGSEVSEQLRQTQGDIGQFSERLIAAEDDLKRIDIRAPQAGVVDQMAVHSAGAVVSAGETMLRIVPSDDHLTAELRIAPRDIDQIAPGQAVVLNLSAFNHRDTPELDARISTVSADLLEDRQTGEKYYRARATIETDEWKRLGKRQAVQGMPVEGFVQTGERSVLAYLAKPMTDQIGQAFREN
- the phnC gene encoding phosphonate ABC transporter ATP-binding protein; translation: MTAITVSNVSKTFGKTRALDKVSLTVERGEMVALIGASGSGKSTLIRHIAGLEVADAVGGRIDVLGDLCQDSGRLNRRLKRGRVSVIFQQFNLVGRLSVLTNVLIGHLGRTPRWRGTLGLFNHDEKRKAQVALERVGIPQVVTQRSSTLSGGQQQRAAIARTLVQEAEILIADEPISALDPSSARRVMDVLSDINSSDGITVVVSLHQVEYARRYCPRTVAMRNGKIVYDGPSSALTNEFLAELYGAASEELVLPDAPAGHAAPALKPVLNRLQAQPLPA
- a CDS encoding phosphonoacetaldehyde reductase; its protein translation is MRAWTYSNPVKIIFGAGALAEARKAVGNRAYCLLTYNDHPFFDDLVARISQELGEPAVIVRDVEPNPSFDGLRAACRSFGAATRTPEVILAIGGGSVIDTAKVLSAGGRDFSRVQNFLEGHTGAETLLDLPIIAVPTTAGTGSEVTCWATVWDTAAKKKYSLADARYYPQYAILDPELTLGVPRALLLSTGLDALSHALESIWNVNANPVSASHAVSAAREIIDVLPLLVDNLGDIGLRERMMRASLSAGLAFSNTKTALAHSLSYYLTLHHGTVHGIACSFSLPAIMRSVMGHDADCDAALRRIFGDDLSAGADALEVFLHRLGVSTTATDYGVTRENWLRAIDDALLGERGRNFIGSRDAVFASAA
- a CDS encoding family 16 glycosylhydrolase, whose amino-acid sequence is MAQTVLNALGETLYYSGSSTGFFSATNSGPQLYGKAGNDSMWGDSSVDVTMIGGTGDDIYYLYSGINRAVENAGEGIDTIDTWMSYTLPDNFENLRVTGNGRYAFGNDLDNIITGGSGSQTIDGGAGNDVLIGGGGADTFIFTKGNGTDLITDFGSDDTIRLNDYGITSFDQLMSNATQQGNDLWLNLGNGESVVLANTTADELQADQFELSLDRSVLTATFTDDFNSLSLHDGEQGVWDAKYWWAPEKGSTLTGNGEKQWYINPSYEPTSSVNPFSVENGVLTITAAATPSSIESEVNGYDYTSGMLNTYSSFSQTYGYFEIRADMPDDQGAWPAFWLLPADGSWPPELDVVEMRGQNPNTVIMSAHTNESGSQSSIINNVSVASTEGFHTYGVLWEEDHITWYIDDVAVAQIDTPSDMHDPMYMVVNLAVGGMAGTPSAQDFSDGSQMKIDYIKAYSIDDWYV
- the phnE gene encoding phosphonate ABC transporter, permease protein PhnE, which codes for MTKAMTTTDTALTASLPKQPGGTRNGLILLAVIAALAYSWTPAEIGRWTYLFTDAGNMAEYASGFMKPDFGDWRFYLEEMVVTVQIALWGTFLAVVFSVPLGILSAHNMAPWWVLQPVRRLMDMFRAIHEVVFAVLFVVAVGLGPFAGVMALFIHTTGTLSKLFSEAVEAIDPRPVEAIRTTGASRVQQVLFGVIPQVLPLWISLSLYRLESNIRSATVLGLIGAGGIGQVLFENIRGFYYPQASAMLIIIIATVSLMDLLSQQLRKLVL
- a CDS encoding type I secretion system permease/ATPase, which produces MQSKLTSDTYRKTVLQPLRRSVFSLGATSAVINLLAFTGPIFMLQVYDRILPGRSVPSLIGLAIIAAALFLFQGVLELLRSLLLGRIGVSIDQRLNRGVLGVLVSTSANGSSAGDGLQPVRDLDQVRNFLSGPGPTALFDLPWMPVYIAVCFLFHVWIGVAALCGAAILVIFAVLAEILSQRPAKAAAQFSTQRHTFAADARQNREAVMAMGFASRLENRWAVASDRYFASQIRTGNIVSLLTTSSRIARMMLQSGVLAVGAFLVIREEATGGIIIASSILVSRALAPVELSIGQWRSFAAARQSWSRLAALLAATPQMDRAVKLPAPKATLTVENLSLAAPGRRDLLLRNVSFELVAGAVLGVVGPSASGKTSLARALIGFWPSAAEAIKFDKASLAQWEPAERGRHIGYLPQDVQLLDGSIADNISRFDTDAPSQSIIAAAEAAGIRQMIAELPDGFETRIGEGGVILSAGQRQRVALARALYGDPFLVVLDEPNSNLDAEGEAALLRALETVRERGGIAVVVAHRPNVLSVADHILALGHGRVQAFGPKETVLAQPAKAPVPGPLAFRVTYGKDMAS